The following are encoded together in the Sulfuricystis multivorans genome:
- a CDS encoding TraB/VirB10 family protein has product MSAETKPSFADRFKNMSPKAKQYLVLGTLGTIFLGLVFGSVAIWNNQPSMVPQSGKEEHPTKNIATPGAQVDPRDVWMAQSSQQLKEMDAAIQGLKQKLSEVEQKQNAPQPPARQTSVLPPLPPVPPPPAPQPQPQAASPNTGTMKEQLPPPPPPQPKEPGIAVFEVSDAASNQAAKDKDNEKQGRTYVPSGSFMRAVLLGGLDAPTGGQAQNNPWPVLLRVQDNAFLPNRYRAKVKECFLLGSGYGDISSERAYLRLESLSCVLNNGEVVDTNAKGYVVGEDGKAGMRGRLVSKQGQVLANALLTGVVAGIGHGIQQASTTYSTSALGTVGTVESGKQIQAGIGTGVGKALDRLSQYYITLAEKMFPIIEVDAGRVVDVVLTKGVTLGLGSVADEGDYSEIWKRGRQIMKKSLNPLE; this is encoded by the coding sequence ATGAGCGCAGAAACGAAGCCTTCCTTCGCTGATCGTTTCAAGAACATGTCGCCAAAAGCCAAGCAGTATCTCGTGCTTGGCACTCTAGGCACGATCTTCCTCGGCCTCGTCTTTGGCAGTGTCGCTATCTGGAACAACCAACCTTCGATGGTGCCGCAATCCGGCAAGGAAGAGCATCCCACCAAGAACATCGCAACACCTGGGGCGCAGGTCGATCCGCGCGATGTCTGGATGGCGCAATCTTCTCAGCAATTGAAGGAAATGGATGCGGCCATTCAAGGGCTCAAGCAAAAGCTGTCTGAAGTGGAACAAAAGCAGAATGCGCCGCAGCCTCCAGCGCGACAAACGAGCGTTCTGCCACCATTACCGCCCGTTCCGCCACCACCGGCGCCGCAGCCGCAGCCGCAGGCCGCATCGCCGAATACCGGAACCATGAAAGAACAACTGCCGCCTCCGCCGCCTCCGCAACCGAAGGAACCGGGTATCGCTGTATTCGAGGTGAGTGATGCGGCGAGTAATCAAGCGGCGAAAGACAAGGACAACGAGAAGCAAGGGAGAACCTATGTTCCGTCAGGCTCCTTCATGCGTGCTGTGCTGTTGGGCGGGCTCGATGCGCCGACGGGCGGCCAGGCTCAGAACAACCCATGGCCGGTGCTACTGCGGGTTCAGGACAACGCTTTCCTGCCCAACCGTTATCGAGCCAAGGTCAAGGAGTGCTTCTTGCTCGGATCGGGCTACGGCGACATCAGCTCCGAGAGAGCATATCTCCGGCTCGAATCGCTTTCCTGCGTTCTCAACAACGGGGAAGTGGTCGATACCAATGCCAAAGGGTATGTGGTCGGCGAGGACGGTAAGGCAGGTATGCGTGGACGGCTGGTGAGTAAGCAGGGCCAGGTGCTGGCAAATGCGCTGCTGACCGGAGTGGTGGCCGGGATCGGGCATGGCATCCAGCAAGCATCGACGACCTATTCTACGAGCGCCTTGGGCACGGTAGGCACCGTCGAATCAGGCAAGCAGATCCAGGCTGGCATTGGCACGGGTGTTGGTAAGGCGCTAGACAGGCTCTCACAGTACTACATCACTTTGGCCGAGAAGATGTTCCCGATCATCGAGGTCGATGCGGGTCGAGTAGTAGATGTCGTTCTGACCAAGGGAGTGACGCTTGGCCTCGGATCGGTTGCCGACGAAGGCGACTACTCCGAAATCTGGAAGCGTGGCCGCCAGATCATGAAGAAATCTTTGAACCCATTGGAGTAA
- a CDS encoding DsbC family protein, translating to MRKLVVSIIAFAAASTVFAGTAGVEKRLREQYPATNITEVRESPMNGVYEVVMGRNIGYTDESGRYMLFGHMFDMKEQKDLTAQRLDEINKIDVSALPLTDAIKTVKGDGSRKIYVFSDPDCPFCKRLEPELAKLDNVTIYTFLYPLEGLHPDAKRKAEIIWCAKDRAKAWNEFMVSGKLPEGVDKCDNPVERNIRLGISLGINGTPTIIFDGGMIAPGALPAVEIERRLGGGKAMVQTSKKGG from the coding sequence ATGCGCAAACTCGTTGTTTCGATCATTGCTTTCGCGGCCGCCTCTACGGTGTTTGCTGGCACGGCCGGCGTAGAAAAACGTCTCAGGGAACAGTATCCAGCAACCAATATCACCGAAGTCCGGGAGAGTCCCATGAATGGCGTCTACGAGGTAGTGATGGGGCGAAACATCGGATATACCGATGAGTCTGGTCGATACATGCTTTTCGGTCACATGTTCGACATGAAAGAACAAAAGGACCTGACCGCCCAGCGCCTCGATGAAATCAACAAAATCGACGTGTCTGCGTTGCCGCTGACGGATGCCATCAAGACCGTCAAGGGCGACGGTTCTCGGAAGATTTATGTGTTTTCCGATCCGGATTGTCCGTTCTGCAAGCGGCTTGAACCGGAGCTCGCCAAACTCGATAACGTAACGATCTACACCTTCCTCTACCCGTTGGAGGGACTACATCCCGACGCCAAACGCAAGGCGGAGATCATTTGGTGTGCCAAAGACCGCGCAAAGGCTTGGAATGAGTTCATGGTAAGCGGCAAGCTGCCGGAGGGCGTGGATAAGTGCGACAACCCGGTAGAACGGAATATTCGTCTCGGGATCAGTCTTGGAATCAATGGGACGCCGACCATCATTTTCGATGGCGGAATGATTGCCCCGGGTGCTCTGCCAGCAGTAGAAATTGAAAGAAGGCTTGGCGGCGGCAAAGCTATGGTCCAAACCAGCAAGAAAGGGGGGTGA
- the traV gene encoding type IV conjugative transfer system lipoprotein TraV, which yields MRNLLLALLIPVLMGGCASTMSGLDGETKFACKAPEGVSCASLSGVYANAVANNLPALRKEGKGEARAAAPAKSGEIIGRAPSSGDPIRTQPKVLRIWIAPWEDSEGDLHDQSYIYVVADPGRWMIEHNQKRIVDRYRPTFIQAGTAGKTQGQTQPSQQSAGSGVVLPGAQGLAPALPAQPNAGGQE from the coding sequence ATGCGGAATCTTCTCCTTGCATTGTTGATACCTGTGTTGATGGGCGGCTGCGCCAGCACCATGTCGGGGCTGGACGGAGAGACCAAATTTGCTTGTAAAGCGCCAGAGGGCGTGAGCTGCGCATCGCTGTCCGGCGTCTATGCCAATGCCGTGGCCAACAATCTGCCAGCCTTGCGCAAGGAAGGGAAGGGCGAGGCGCGGGCGGCAGCGCCTGCGAAGTCCGGCGAGATCATTGGGCGGGCGCCGTCATCAGGTGACCCGATCCGCACTCAACCGAAAGTGCTGCGCATCTGGATCGCTCCATGGGAAGACAGCGAAGGCGATCTTCATGACCAGTCGTACATCTACGTCGTGGCCGACCCTGGCCGCTGGATGATCGAGCACAATCAGAAGCGGATCGTCGACCGCTACCGTCCAACCTTCATTCAGGCAGGAACGGCCGGCAAAACGCAGGGCCAGACCCAGCCTTCGCAACAATCTGCCGGTAGCGGCGTCGTGCTGCCAGGTGCGCAAGGGCTTGCACCAGCTCTGCCTGCGCAACCTAATGCGGGGGGGCAGGAATAA